In the Mycolicibacter sp. MU0102 genome, one interval contains:
- a CDS encoding type 1 glutamine amidotransferase domain-containing protein: protein MTKRILNVVSNVAHYDDPAEPTGLRLSELTHAYHVFAEAGYRQTIVSPKGGQSPLEPRSLKFPNFDKSAKAWKADNTKMALLANTTAPEDINAADYDAIYFTGGHAVMYDFPNSEGLQRLTREIFENGGVVSSVCHGYCGLLNTTLSDGSLLVAGRKLTGFAWSEEVLARVNKLVPYNAEAEMKKRGAHYGKGLIPFAPHVVVDGRLVTGQNPGSAKATAKKIVSVLGR, encoded by the coding sequence ATGACCAAGCGCATCCTCAACGTCGTCTCCAACGTCGCCCACTACGACGACCCGGCCGAGCCGACCGGGCTGCGGCTCTCGGAGCTGACGCACGCCTATCACGTCTTCGCCGAAGCGGGCTACCGACAGACGATCGTCAGTCCCAAAGGCGGGCAGTCGCCGCTGGAACCGCGGTCGCTGAAATTCCCCAACTTCGACAAGAGCGCTAAGGCATGGAAGGCCGACAATACGAAGATGGCGCTGCTGGCCAATACCACCGCACCCGAAGACATCAACGCGGCGGACTATGACGCGATCTACTTCACCGGTGGGCACGCCGTCATGTACGACTTCCCCAACAGTGAAGGCCTGCAACGCCTCACCCGCGAGATCTTCGAGAACGGGGGAGTGGTGTCCTCGGTCTGCCACGGCTACTGCGGCCTGCTCAACACCACCCTCTCCGACGGATCGCTCTTGGTCGCCGGGCGCAAGCTCACCGGATTCGCCTGGTCGGAAGAAGTGCTGGCGCGCGTCAACAAACTGGTGCCTTACAACGCCGAAGCGGAGATGAAGAAGCGCGGCGCCCACTACGGCAAGGGCCTGATTCCGTTCGCCCCGCACGTCGTCGTCGACGGCCGGCTGGTCACCGGCCAGAATCCGGGATCGGCCAAGGCGACCGCCAAGAAGATCGTCTCGGTGCTGGGCAGGTGA
- a CDS encoding oxygenase MpaB family protein — translation MSDTCPAASDEPIAAGCPVSNGGYDAPPIPLGPDSLTWKYFGQWTGLFQGTWAGSMQNMHPQLGAAVKDHSIFFIERIPRLMRSIYPIGGVVFDGYRAPQTGAEVRDYHIGIKGVDEQGRRYSALNPDVFYWAHATFFKSTLLAAEKFAGGLTEADKRQLFDEHVQWYRMYGMSMRPVPKSWEEFQEYWDHMCNNVLENNWAAREVMDLSTMPKHPSLEWIPDWLWALNLKVGQRFLTFMTVALYDPPVRELMGYTWSARQERLHGYVCKAITLVSKYGPKRALMHPRKRSALDRASGRLPVDAPLVQTPARNLPPVDYRNDPHFYCPKVD, via the coding sequence ATGTCGGACACCTGCCCCGCGGCCAGCGATGAGCCGATAGCTGCCGGCTGTCCCGTGAGCAACGGTGGCTACGACGCACCCCCGATCCCGCTGGGCCCCGACTCGCTGACCTGGAAGTACTTCGGCCAGTGGACCGGTCTGTTCCAGGGGACCTGGGCTGGGTCCATGCAGAACATGCATCCGCAGCTTGGTGCGGCGGTCAAAGACCACTCGATCTTCTTCATCGAGCGCATCCCGCGCCTGATGCGGTCGATCTACCCGATCGGTGGGGTGGTGTTCGACGGCTACCGCGCACCGCAGACCGGCGCCGAGGTCCGCGACTACCACATCGGCATCAAGGGTGTGGACGAGCAGGGGCGCCGCTACAGCGCGCTGAACCCCGACGTCTTCTACTGGGCGCACGCAACCTTCTTCAAGTCGACACTGCTGGCCGCCGAGAAATTCGCCGGCGGACTGACCGAGGCCGACAAGCGGCAGCTGTTCGACGAGCACGTGCAGTGGTACCGGATGTACGGCATGAGCATGCGCCCGGTGCCCAAGTCCTGGGAAGAGTTCCAGGAGTACTGGGATCACATGTGCAACAACGTCCTGGAGAACAACTGGGCGGCCCGCGAGGTCATGGACCTGTCGACCATGCCCAAACACCCGTCATTGGAGTGGATTCCGGACTGGCTGTGGGCGCTAAACCTCAAGGTCGGCCAGCGCTTCCTGACGTTCATGACGGTGGCCCTCTATGACCCGCCGGTGCGCGAACTCATGGGCTACACCTGGTCTGCGCGCCAGGAGCGTCTGCACGGGTATGTCTGCAAGGCCATCACCCTCGTCTCCAAGTACGGCCCCAAGCGTGCCCTGATGCACCCGCGCAAGCGTTCGGCGCTGGACCGGGCCTCAGGCCGCCTCCCGGTGGACGCACCCCTGGTGCAGACCCCGGCGCGCAACCTGCCGCCGGTGGACTACCGCAACGACCCGCACTTCTACTGCCCGAAAGTCGACTGA
- a CDS encoding TspO/MBR family protein: protein MEAIASKTQQPNSQHLAAFLVSLGLVIVVAALGGLASADAAADYGKLAQPSWAPPSYLFGPVWSALYLLMAVAAWLVWRADPRWKNPAIIAYGVQLVLNLLWSPLFFGLGWRGLALVDILLLDVAVAVTIAAFWKTQRAAALLMLPYFGWIVFATALNYSVWSLNS from the coding sequence ATGGAAGCGATCGCGTCGAAAACGCAGCAGCCGAATTCTCAGCACCTCGCCGCATTCCTGGTCTCGCTTGGGCTCGTCATCGTCGTCGCCGCCCTCGGCGGGCTCGCCTCGGCTGACGCCGCCGCCGACTACGGGAAGCTCGCGCAACCGAGCTGGGCACCACCGAGCTACCTGTTCGGTCCGGTGTGGAGTGCTCTTTATCTACTGATGGCGGTCGCGGCCTGGCTCGTCTGGCGGGCGGACCCTCGGTGGAAGAATCCCGCGATCATCGCCTACGGCGTACAGCTGGTCTTGAACCTGTTGTGGTCGCCGTTGTTCTTCGGGCTGGGCTGGCGCGGCCTGGCGTTGGTCGACATCCTGCTGCTCGATGTCGCCGTGGCAGTCACCATCGCGGCGTTCTGGAAGACCCAGCGCGCCGCGGCATTGCTGATGCTGCCGTATTTCGGGTGGATCGTGTTCGCCACCGCGCTGAATTACTCGGTGTGGTCACTGAACAGCTGA
- a CDS encoding TIGR03857 family LLM class F420-dependent oxidoreductase, translating into MHRTAPQVTDPSSAADTDIQLNELGYYAVTRHPADARVVLPEAREADALGLGSCHIGERFTVKDPAVLSGAVAGCSSSLGIAPSTNHHTRHPTVTATVGSTMHALTEGRFAMAFGRGMGGYWPAIGLPVVTAARLRDFFGILRRLWAGETIFNHDGPAGKWPMLRHANGLGEGPPIGLVAVGPKTMELAGEIADFVVLHTFFSDEATAASVAAVRRGAERAGRDPDSIRIWACLATVCDSLSQDDQLRRGVGRLATYLQAYPDVLVSANGWDPQVWERIRQSELFTDAATAGPIDASASYETLQRIAELIPDEWLAAVAAGSARDCASTIARQFDLGVHSVIMHGASPHELAPVVQAYRANRPTLRRAVTANPGRFA; encoded by the coding sequence ATGCATCGCACCGCACCGCAGGTCACCGACCCGTCGAGCGCAGCTGACACCGATATCCAACTGAACGAACTCGGCTACTACGCCGTCACGCGGCATCCGGCGGATGCTCGGGTGGTGCTGCCCGAAGCGCGGGAGGCCGATGCGCTCGGCCTGGGTTCGTGCCACATCGGGGAACGCTTCACCGTGAAAGACCCGGCGGTGCTCAGCGGCGCCGTTGCGGGCTGCAGCTCCAGTCTGGGGATCGCCCCGTCGACCAACCACCACACCCGCCACCCCACGGTGACCGCGACCGTGGGATCGACCATGCACGCCCTGACCGAGGGGCGTTTCGCGATGGCGTTCGGTCGCGGCATGGGCGGGTATTGGCCGGCGATCGGCCTGCCGGTGGTGACCGCGGCTCGGCTGCGCGACTTTTTCGGCATCCTGCGCCGGCTCTGGGCCGGCGAGACGATTTTCAATCACGACGGCCCAGCCGGGAAGTGGCCGATGCTGCGCCATGCGAACGGCTTGGGCGAGGGGCCACCGATCGGCTTGGTCGCCGTCGGCCCCAAGACGATGGAACTCGCCGGTGAGATCGCCGATTTCGTTGTGCTGCACACCTTCTTCTCCGACGAGGCCACGGCGGCGTCGGTTGCGGCGGTGCGCCGCGGTGCCGAACGTGCGGGCCGTGATCCCGACAGCATCCGCATCTGGGCCTGCCTGGCGACGGTGTGCGACTCGCTGTCGCAGGACGATCAGCTGCGCCGCGGGGTGGGCCGCTTGGCGACCTATCTGCAGGCCTATCCCGATGTGCTGGTCTCCGCCAACGGCTGGGATCCGCAGGTGTGGGAGCGGATCCGGCAGTCCGAACTGTTCACCGATGCGGCCACCGCCGGGCCGATCGACGCCAGCGCCTCATACGAGACGCTGCAGCGGATCGCCGAGCTGATTCCCGACGAGTGGTTGGCGGCGGTGGCAGCCGGTTCGGCCCGCGACTGCGCAAGCACCATCGCCCGGCAGTTCGACCTGGGCGTGCACTCGGTGATCATGCACGGGGCCAGCCCCCACGAGCTCGCACCCGTCGTGCAGGCCTACCGGGCCAACCGGCCGACGCTGCGCCGGGCTGTCACGGCGAACCCAGGCAGATTCGCCTGA